One window of the Vicinamibacteria bacterium genome contains the following:
- a CDS encoding glycosyltransferase family 1 protein codes for MTSKSTPLRIAINAQLAPAWGTGGIYGILTGLVAALGQLTDGPEEYVVIGPREDPEWLAPYLGPKQRILPGPAPRDLWPAIKSSLGPLRPLAGRAWRALRGSPPPPAPALVPHLQVSNGFYERLGCGVIHFPSQALTLCALPMVYSPHDLQHLHYPEFFSPTDIAAREEVYPLACRVAHTVTVAAQWVRDDVERHYQICRRKLAVIPWAAPTVFQEAASEEVRARVRDKYQLTEPFAFFPAATWPHKNHLRLLEAVALLRDRHRLVVPLLCSGSQLERHWPAIEEQQRALGLVEQVRFLGGVPAREVRALYSLAQFTVFPSLFEGGALPLLESWLEGTPVTCARSTMLPELAGAAALLFDPNSPEAIAGAIAAMAKDPSLRADLSRAGRERLREFTWERTAKTYRAVYRKAARRALNEEDRALLQVASGESDHGRSAMPRPGQSSTVAN; via the coding sequence TTGACCTCCAAGTCGACCCCTCTTCGCATCGCCATCAACGCACAACTAGCGCCGGCGTGGGGAACGGGAGGAATCTACGGCATCCTCACCGGTCTGGTTGCCGCGTTGGGGCAGCTCACAGACGGGCCCGAGGAATACGTGGTGATCGGCCCCCGAGAGGATCCGGAGTGGTTGGCGCCTTACCTGGGCCCTAAGCAGCGAATCCTCCCCGGGCCCGCGCCACGCGACCTCTGGCCGGCGATCAAGAGCTCCCTCGGGCCCTTGCGTCCTCTGGCCGGGCGGGCTTGGAGGGCCCTGCGTGGGTCCCCTCCCCCCCCGGCCCCCGCCCTCGTTCCTCACCTGCAGGTCTCCAACGGCTTTTATGAGCGACTCGGGTGCGGGGTCATCCATTTTCCGTCGCAGGCGCTGACCCTTTGCGCCCTCCCCATGGTCTACAGCCCCCATGATCTGCAGCACCTGCACTATCCTGAATTCTTCTCGCCCACGGACATCGCCGCGCGCGAGGAGGTCTACCCCTTGGCCTGTCGCGTCGCCCACACGGTAACCGTCGCCGCGCAGTGGGTGAGGGACGACGTCGAGAGGCACTACCAGATTTGCCGTCGCAAGCTCGCCGTGATTCCCTGGGCGGCCCCGACCGTCTTCCAAGAAGCCGCCTCCGAGGAAGTGCGGGCGAGGGTTCGTGATAAGTACCAACTGACGGAGCCGTTCGCATTTTTTCCCGCTGCCACCTGGCCCCACAAGAACCACCTGCGACTCCTTGAGGCTGTCGCCCTGCTCCGGGACCGCCACCGCCTCGTCGTACCGCTCCTTTGTTCCGGGAGCCAGCTCGAAAGGCATTGGCCAGCCATCGAAGAACAGCAGCGGGCCCTCGGTCTCGTGGAACAGGTCCGCTTTCTGGGCGGTGTCCCGGCCCGCGAGGTGCGCGCGCTCTACTCCCTGGCCCAATTTACCGTCTTCCCGAGTCTGTTCGAAGGCGGGGCTCTGCCCCTCTTGGAGTCCTGGCTGGAGGGCACCCCCGTGACCTGCGCACGGTCGACAATGCTTCCGGAGCTCGCGGGCGCGGCCGCCCTGCTGTTCGACCCGAACTCTCCCGAGGCCATCGCAGGGGCGATCGCCGCCATGGCCAAGGATCCCTCGCTGCGCGCGGACCTCTCTCGAGCCGGGCGCGAGCGGCTTCGTGAGTTCACCTGGGAACGCACGGCCAAGACTTATCGCGCCGTCTACCGCAAGGCTGCCCGGCGAGCGCTCAACGAGGAGGATCGCGCTCTCCTCCAGGTGGCCTCCGGGGAGAGCGATCACGGACGTTCGGCAATGCCGCGGCCAGGCCAATCCTCGACGGTCGCGAACTAG
- a CDS encoding M23 family metallopeptidase, with protein MSRGRASAFPRLLLGLALAALVSAGAIIALRVGPLPKLTLRADRPALGRRTVVQLTAEEGGRGLSSVHLELKQGDRTLVLARRTYTPQAPWTFWGPRTERDEIKVEVGTDTVKDLQAGEAILRATALRVGAWLRHPAPVVEELRLPVRLTPPSLAVVSSQHYVAQGGAEAVVYRAGETAVEDGVRVGEWWFPGFPLPGGGPQDRFALWAVPYDLKDREQVRLKVVDDVGNASELAFVDRFTPKPFSKARLPISDSFLRKVVPEIRSNTPSLRDREDLFDTFLVINRDLRQANAEELKALAKGSAPRFLWKRPFLPMPKAKVMSAFADRRTYVYRGQEVDHQYHLGFDLAVTHRTPVPAANHGVVVLARYFGIYGNSVVIDHGYGLMSLYGHLSVIDVTKGQEVERGQTLGRTGATGLAGGDHLHFTMLLGGLPVNPNEWWDPHWIHDRLVGKLGSALPFEP; from the coding sequence ATGAGCCGCGGCCGGGCAAGCGCTTTTCCCAGGCTCCTGCTTGGCCTCGCCCTGGCCGCGCTTGTGAGCGCCGGCGCCATCATCGCCCTCCGCGTGGGACCGCTCCCCAAGCTCACCCTTCGGGCGGACCGGCCCGCCCTAGGCCGACGGACGGTGGTGCAACTCACCGCCGAAGAAGGCGGGCGGGGATTGAGCTCCGTGCATTTGGAGCTCAAGCAGGGGGACCGCACGCTCGTCTTGGCCCGGCGGACCTACACGCCTCAGGCGCCTTGGACCTTCTGGGGGCCGCGCACGGAACGAGATGAGATCAAGGTGGAGGTGGGAACGGACACCGTGAAGGACCTGCAGGCGGGGGAGGCCATCCTCCGCGCCACCGCCCTTCGCGTGGGAGCCTGGTTGCGTCACCCGGCGCCGGTGGTGGAGGAGCTGAGGCTACCTGTCCGCCTGACCCCTCCCTCCCTGGCCGTAGTCTCCAGCCAGCACTACGTCGCCCAGGGCGGCGCGGAGGCGGTCGTGTACCGTGCGGGCGAGACGGCCGTCGAGGACGGCGTGCGGGTGGGGGAATGGTGGTTCCCCGGTTTCCCGCTCCCGGGCGGGGGACCGCAGGACCGCTTCGCGCTCTGGGCCGTGCCCTACGATCTCAAGGACCGGGAGCAGGTCCGCCTCAAGGTGGTGGACGACGTCGGCAATGCCTCCGAGCTGGCCTTCGTCGACCGCTTTACCCCCAAGCCCTTCAGCAAGGCGCGGCTGCCCATCAGCGACTCCTTCTTGAGGAAAGTGGTGCCCGAGATCAGGAGCAACACTCCCAGTCTCCGCGACCGGGAGGATCTGTTCGACACGTTCCTGGTCATCAACCGCGATCTTCGCCAGGCCAACGCGGAGGAGCTCAAGGCCCTGGCCAAGGGAAGTGCGCCGCGGTTCCTCTGGAAGCGGCCTTTCTTGCCCATGCCCAAGGCAAAGGTCATGTCCGCCTTTGCGGACCGGCGCACCTACGTATACCGCGGCCAGGAGGTGGACCACCAGTATCATCTGGGCTTCGACCTCGCCGTCACCCACCGGACGCCCGTCCCCGCCGCCAACCACGGGGTGGTGGTGCTCGCGCGGTACTTTGGCATCTACGGCAACTCGGTGGTCATCGACCATGGGTACGGGCTCATGAGCCTATACGGCCACCTCTCCGTCATCGACGTCACGAAAGGCCAGGAGGTGGAGCGGGGGCAGACCCTCGGGCGAACCGGGGCCACCGGCCTGGCGGGCGGCGACCACTTGCACTTCACCATGCTCCTGGGCGGGCTGCCTGTGAACCCGAACGAGTGGTGGGACCCCCACTGGATTCACGACCGCCTGGTGGGAAAGCTGGGGTCGGCGTTGCCCTTCGAGCCGTGA
- a CDS encoding glucosidase: MSEEDRLAESRARKAHWKRWGPYLAERQWGTVREDYSPDGSAWDHFPFDHARSRAYRWGEDGLGGICDSHQQVCFALALWNGRDPFLKERLFGLGGPEGNHGEDVKECYFYLDSTPTHSYMRYLYKYPQAEFPYAWLRAENRRRDKKSFEFELLDTGIFEDDRYFDVFVEYAKAAPADLLVHIEIVNRGPDPATLDLLPTVWFRNTWSWGSGERRPRIRSEGETLTFEHPRLGAYWLACEGRPSFLFTENETNRRRLWGVENESPYVKDGINDYIVQGSAEAVNPAGRGSKAAARYQLKLEPGGSTAVRLRLASSPAPGEPFGPGFQETLARRREEADAFYAQRTPGGLSADARNVLRQAFAGLLWSKQSYNYDVTRWLHGDPAGPDPPPERRRGRNHEWTHLYNSDVISMPDKWEYPWYAAWDLAFHCIPLALVDPDYAKEQLILLLREWYMHPNGQLPAYEWAFSDVNPPVHAWAAWRVYKIDKKRQGKADRNFLARVFQKLLLNFTWWVNRKDAEGNNVFQGGFLGLDNIGVFDRSAPLPTGGHIEQSDATSWMGMYCLNMLAIALELAREDPVYEDVASKFFEHFVYICRAMNDIGGEGLELWNAEDGFYYDVLHLPGGRHFPLKVRSMVGLIPLFAVEILDSHMVDRLPGFKRRMQWFLENRPDFAVQVEIATGPSGVRRFLSLVNRDRLRKVLGYLLDENEFLSPHGIRSLSRHHRDHPYVLHLDGMEHRVDYEPAESQTGVFGGNSNWRGPVWFPVNFLLIESLQKFHHFLGRSFTVEFPTGSGRKLDLGEVAGELSRRLTRIFLRDARGRRPLYGGTEKFQTDPHFRDLILFSEYFQGDDGAGLGASHQTGWTGLVAKLIQQSGE, translated from the coding sequence CGATGGGGCCCCTATCTGGCGGAGCGCCAGTGGGGGACGGTCCGCGAAGACTACAGCCCGGACGGCTCCGCCTGGGACCATTTCCCTTTCGACCACGCCCGCTCCCGCGCCTACCGCTGGGGGGAGGACGGTCTGGGCGGGATCTGCGACAGCCATCAGCAAGTCTGTTTCGCGCTCGCCCTCTGGAACGGTCGTGACCCCTTCCTGAAGGAGCGCCTATTCGGCCTCGGCGGGCCGGAGGGGAACCACGGCGAGGACGTCAAGGAGTGCTACTTCTACCTCGACTCGACGCCCACGCACTCCTACATGAGATACCTCTACAAGTATCCCCAGGCGGAGTTCCCTTACGCCTGGCTCCGCGCGGAGAACCGTCGCCGGGACAAGAAGAGCTTCGAGTTCGAGCTCCTGGACACGGGCATCTTCGAGGATGACCGGTACTTCGACGTCTTCGTGGAGTACGCGAAGGCGGCCCCTGCGGACCTCCTCGTCCACATCGAGATCGTGAACCGCGGACCGGACCCCGCCACCCTGGACCTCCTGCCGACGGTCTGGTTCCGCAACACCTGGTCCTGGGGGTCCGGGGAACGCCGGCCCCGGATTCGGTCAGAGGGCGAGACCCTCACTTTCGAGCACCCCCGCCTGGGCGCGTACTGGCTCGCCTGCGAGGGCCGTCCGTCCTTCCTCTTCACCGAGAACGAGACCAACCGGCGGCGGCTCTGGGGGGTGGAGAACGAGTCGCCCTATGTGAAGGACGGCATCAACGACTACATCGTGCAGGGGTCGGCGGAGGCCGTGAACCCGGCCGGCCGGGGTAGCAAGGCGGCCGCGCGCTACCAGCTGAAGCTGGAGCCCGGGGGTTCGACCGCGGTCCGGTTGCGCCTGGCCTCCTCTCCCGCACCGGGGGAGCCCTTCGGCCCTGGGTTCCAGGAGACGCTGGCCCGGCGGCGGGAGGAGGCCGACGCCTTCTACGCCCAGCGGACTCCGGGCGGCCTCTCCGCGGACGCGCGGAACGTGCTGCGCCAGGCCTTCGCGGGCCTCCTCTGGAGCAAGCAGTCCTACAACTACGACGTGACCCGCTGGTTGCACGGGGACCCCGCGGGGCCGGACCCACCCCCGGAGCGTCGTCGGGGGCGGAACCACGAGTGGACCCACCTCTACAACTCGGACGTGATCTCCATGCCGGACAAGTGGGAGTACCCCTGGTACGCGGCCTGGGACCTGGCCTTTCATTGCATTCCCCTGGCCCTCGTGGACCCCGACTACGCCAAGGAGCAGCTGATCCTGCTCCTGCGTGAATGGTACATGCACCCCAACGGCCAGCTTCCCGCCTACGAGTGGGCATTCTCGGACGTGAATCCCCCCGTCCACGCCTGGGCGGCCTGGCGCGTCTACAAGATCGACAAGAAGCGCCAAGGCAAGGCGGACCGCAACTTCCTGGCCCGGGTCTTCCAGAAGCTGCTCCTCAACTTCACATGGTGGGTGAACCGCAAGGACGCGGAGGGCAACAACGTCTTCCAGGGCGGGTTCCTGGGCCTCGACAACATCGGAGTCTTCGACCGGAGCGCGCCTTTGCCCACGGGCGGCCACATCGAGCAGTCCGACGCCACGAGCTGGATGGGGATGTACTGCCTCAACATGCTGGCCATCGCCTTGGAGTTGGCCCGCGAGGATCCCGTCTACGAGGACGTGGCCAGCAAGTTCTTCGAACACTTCGTCTACATCTGCCGGGCCATGAACGACATCGGGGGGGAGGGGCTCGAGCTGTGGAACGCGGAGGACGGCTTTTACTACGACGTCCTGCACCTGCCCGGGGGTCGCCACTTCCCGCTCAAGGTGCGCTCCATGGTGGGTCTCATCCCGCTCTTCGCGGTGGAGATCCTGGACTCGCACATGGTGGACCGCCTGCCCGGCTTCAAGCGGCGCATGCAATGGTTCCTGGAGAATCGGCCCGACTTCGCGGTCCAGGTGGAGATCGCCACCGGCCCCTCCGGAGTCCGCCGCTTCCTCTCCCTGGTGAACCGCGACCGTCTCCGCAAGGTGCTGGGATACCTCCTGGACGAGAATGAGTTCCTCTCTCCCCACGGGATCCGCTCCCTTTCCCGTCATCACCGCGACCACCCCTACGTGCTGCACCTGGACGGAATGGAGCACCGCGTGGACTACGAGCCGGCGGAGTCCCAGACCGGGGTCTTCGGGGGGAACTCCAACTGGCGGGGCCCCGTCTGGTTCCCCGTCAACTTCCTCCTCATCGAGTCCCTCCAGAAGTTCCACCACTTCCTGGGCCGCTCCTTCACCGTGGAGTTCCCCACCGGCTCCGGGCGCAAGCTCGACCTCGGGGAGGTGGCGGGGGAGCTCTCCCGGCGCCTCACCCGCATCTTCCTGCGCGACGCGCGGGGGCGGCGTCCCCTGTACGGGGGCACCGAGAAGTTCCAGACCGACCCCCATTTCCGCGACCTCATCCTCTTCTCCGAGTACTTCCAGGGAGATGACGGGGCGGGGCTAGGGGCCAGCCACCAGACCGGATGGACGGGCCTCGTGGCCAAGCTCATCCAGCAAAGCGGCGAATAA
- a CDS encoding class I SAM-dependent methyltransferase, whose protein sequence is MVPVHVLKYPDPGSSTEDLYDLAYRWGWETPELRELVYLCYKTPDLSDNARRYFASEELREAVRILSELSHPPSRDCRILDFGCGNGVACYALSRSGYRVLGVDASEGELAGLGAARKVRGLDGVDFTVRASRGTKLDLEDATFGVVWLREALHHIQDLPGFLAEAARIIEPGGVICCLRDVVVWNEEQRADFFANHPFHPITNDEGCHALGAYLDAFDASGLDVVRLLEPYSSPINTYPDPFRPGVVFNPEAARQRKSGYDLYSFFARKPQ, encoded by the coding sequence GTGGTACCGGTCCACGTGTTGAAGTACCCGGACCCGGGAAGCAGCACGGAGGATTTGTACGACCTCGCCTACCGGTGGGGCTGGGAGACACCCGAGCTGCGGGAACTCGTCTACCTCTGCTACAAGACGCCCGACCTTTCCGACAATGCCCGACGTTACTTCGCGAGCGAAGAGCTCCGCGAAGCCGTGCGGATCCTGTCTGAGCTCTCCCACCCACCGTCCAGGGATTGCCGGATCCTCGACTTTGGCTGCGGAAATGGCGTGGCTTGCTACGCCCTGAGCCGCTCCGGGTACCGGGTCCTGGGGGTCGACGCGTCGGAAGGGGAGCTGGCCGGGCTGGGGGCCGCGCGCAAGGTTCGCGGGCTCGACGGTGTCGACTTCACCGTCCGAGCATCGCGAGGGACGAAGCTGGATCTCGAGGACGCCACCTTCGGTGTCGTCTGGTTACGGGAGGCGCTCCACCACATCCAGGACCTACCGGGATTCCTGGCCGAGGCGGCGCGGATCATCGAGCCGGGAGGAGTCATCTGCTGCCTGCGCGACGTGGTCGTCTGGAACGAAGAGCAGCGTGCGGATTTCTTTGCCAACCACCCCTTCCATCCCATAACGAACGACGAGGGGTGTCATGCCCTCGGCGCGTACCTGGACGCCTTCGACGCTAGCGGTCTCGATGTCGTGCGGCTGCTCGAGCCTTACAGCTCGCCGATCAACACCTACCCGGACCCCTTCCGGCCCGGAGTGGTGTTCAACCCCGAAGCGGCCCGGCAGCGGAAGTCCGGATATGACCTCTACTCATTCTTCGCCCGCAAGCCCCAGTAG
- a CDS encoding glycosyltransferase, whose protein sequence is MSAAAPLVSVVIPSLNQGRYVGAAIDSILKQDYPNIETIVIDGGSADNTVDVLKSYQGRIVWKSDKDRNMTEAVTKGIRLSHGAYIKPLASDEVLYEGAITQLVNAARSAQAAVVVGNGSIIDEASNDVAPIDNGSGLTLEEVVTLVRKMPLACSLFERRIFEEFPLDEDLSLLWDFDLWVRVFPRVKIAFISQKIGKWRRHPEAKSVMLEVADQILVERRHVLDRFFSANPDHRHLRKPAYVGASWDWALVHINATRVREAMTMLRACFGRAPLATLSYDKGIIPRAIYVMTRKRLAKPMATATPLGQSAVRERIPQ, encoded by the coding sequence ATGTCTGCAGCCGCTCCGTTGGTCAGTGTCGTTATTCCCAGTCTCAACCAGGGGAGATATGTCGGGGCCGCGATCGACAGCATACTCAAGCAGGACTACCCGAACATCGAGACGATCGTGATCGACGGAGGGTCCGCTGACAACACCGTGGATGTCCTCAAGAGCTACCAGGGAAGAATTGTTTGGAAGTCCGACAAGGACCGCAACATGACGGAGGCGGTCACCAAGGGAATTCGCCTCAGTCATGGCGCTTACATCAAACCTCTTGCCTCTGATGAAGTCCTTTACGAAGGCGCGATCACGCAACTGGTCAACGCGGCTCGCTCTGCACAAGCCGCGGTGGTTGTGGGAAACGGCTCTATCATCGATGAGGCCTCTAATGACGTGGCGCCCATTGACAACGGATCCGGCCTTACCCTCGAGGAGGTAGTAACGCTGGTGAGGAAGATGCCTTTGGCGTGCTCCCTGTTCGAGAGGCGGATCTTCGAGGAGTTCCCTTTGGACGAGGACCTATCGTTGCTGTGGGACTTCGATCTCTGGGTGCGAGTCTTTCCGCGTGTCAAGATCGCTTTTATCTCTCAAAAGATCGGGAAATGGCGGCGTCACCCAGAAGCAAAGTCGGTCATGCTGGAGGTGGCTGACCAGATACTCGTGGAGAGAAGACACGTCTTGGACAGGTTCTTTTCGGCGAACCCCGACCATCGTCACCTCCGAAAGCCCGCCTACGTCGGCGCGTCTTGGGACTGGGCGTTGGTGCACATCAACGCGACAAGGGTGCGGGAAGCCATGACCATGCTGCGCGCGTGTTTCGGAAGAGCACCGCTGGCGACGCTTTCCTACGACAAGGGCATCATTCCTCGGGCCATCTATGTGATGACGAGAAAACGGTTGGCAAAGCCGATGGCAACAGCAACCCCGCTCGGACAGTCCGCGGTGCGAGAACGAATTCCGCAGTGA
- a CDS encoding ABC transporter ATP-binding protein has translation MTLLFAYLRQYWSLLAVALLLAAINQIFSLLDPLIFRYVIDGYATRYQEYTTGQFFRGVSLLLAAAVGVALVSRVAKNFQDYFVNVITQRLGAQLYSDGIRHSLSLPYAVFEDQRSGETLGKLQKVRSDVEKLIAAAINVLFTSLVGIVFVVIYAFSVHWIIAPVYFLTVPLLGILSSVLSRKIKEVQRVIVAETTALAGATTESLRNIELVKSLGLASQEVDRLNATTEKILSLELKKVRYLRGLSFIQGTAVNALRTSIMFLMLYLIFAREITVGQFFSLFIYSFFIFGPLQELGNVINIYRETEVSLRNFQSILETPEEPRPADPIAVAALTHLSFEGVGFTHQAAAAPALVDVSFALERGETIAFVGPSGAGKTTLVKLIVGLYTPERGRILYNGHPGPRVDLDTLRERIGLVTQDPQLFSGTIRENLLFVRPGASDAECREVLSKAACDSLLARADRGLDTVIGEGGVKVSGGEKQRLSIARALLRRPHLLLFDEATSSLDSLTEEEISRTIREVARSRDVMTLLIAHRLSTILHADRIFVLERGRIVESGRHAELLEEKGLYYAMWRQQIGERRIGDAPARLVTAG, from the coding sequence ATGACACTGCTCTTCGCCTACCTGCGCCAGTACTGGAGCCTCCTGGCGGTGGCCCTGCTCCTCGCCGCCATCAACCAGATCTTTTCCCTGCTCGACCCCCTGATCTTCCGCTACGTCATCGACGGCTACGCGACCCGCTACCAGGAGTACACCACCGGCCAGTTCTTCCGGGGGGTGAGCCTCCTGCTGGCGGCGGCGGTGGGGGTGGCCCTCGTCTCCCGGGTGGCCAAGAACTTCCAGGACTACTTCGTCAACGTCATCACCCAGCGCCTAGGGGCCCAGCTCTACTCGGACGGCATCCGCCATTCGCTCTCCCTCCCCTACGCCGTCTTCGAGGACCAACGCAGCGGGGAGACCCTGGGCAAGCTGCAGAAGGTCCGCTCGGACGTGGAGAAGCTCATCGCGGCCGCCATCAACGTCCTCTTCACCTCCCTGGTGGGGATCGTGTTCGTTGTGATCTACGCCTTCAGCGTGCATTGGATCATCGCCCCCGTCTACTTCCTGACCGTGCCCCTGCTCGGCATCCTGAGCTCGGTCCTCTCCCGCAAGATCAAGGAGGTGCAGAGGGTCATCGTGGCGGAGACGACCGCCCTCGCCGGCGCCACCACGGAGTCGCTGCGGAACATCGAACTCGTGAAGAGCCTGGGCCTGGCCAGCCAGGAGGTGGACCGGCTCAACGCCACCACCGAGAAGATCCTCTCCTTGGAGCTGAAGAAGGTGCGCTACCTCCGCGGCCTGAGCTTCATCCAGGGCACCGCGGTCAACGCCCTGCGCACCAGCATCATGTTCTTGATGCTCTACCTGATCTTCGCCCGGGAGATCACGGTCGGGCAGTTCTTCTCCCTCTTCATCTACTCATTTTTCATCTTCGGCCCCCTGCAGGAGCTGGGGAACGTAATCAACATTTACCGGGAGACCGAGGTCTCCCTCCGCAACTTCCAGAGCATCCTGGAGACCCCGGAGGAGCCCCGGCCCGCCGACCCCATCGCCGTCGCCGCCCTGACGCACCTCTCCTTCGAAGGGGTGGGCTTCACCCATCAGGCCGCGGCCGCCCCCGCCCTCGTCGACGTGTCCTTCGCTCTTGAGCGCGGCGAGACCATCGCCTTCGTGGGACCCTCGGGGGCAGGCAAGACCACCCTCGTCAAGCTGATCGTAGGCCTCTATACGCCGGAGCGCGGGCGCATCCTCTACAACGGCCACCCCGGCCCCCGGGTGGACCTCGACACCCTCCGCGAGCGCATCGGCCTCGTCACCCAGGATCCCCAGCTCTTCTCGGGCACCATCCGCGAGAACCTGCTCTTCGTGCGTCCGGGAGCCAGCGACGCGGAGTGCCGGGAGGTCCTCTCCAAGGCCGCCTGCGACAGCCTCCTGGCCCGGGCCGATCGCGGGCTCGACACCGTCATCGGGGAAGGGGGAGTCAAGGTCTCAGGGGGCGAGAAGCAGCGGCTCTCCATCGCCCGCGCTCTCCTCCGCCGGCCCCACCTGCTTCTCTTCGACGAGGCCACCTCCTCCCTCGACTCCCTGACCGAGGAGGAGATCAGCCGGACCATACGGGAGGTGGCGCGGTCCCGGGACGTCATGACCCTGCTCATCGCCCATCGACTCTCCACCATCCTGCACGCGGATCGGATCTTCGTGCTCGAGCGGGGGCGAATCGTGGAGTCGGGACGCCACGCGGAGTTGCTGGAGGAGAAGGGGCTCTACTACGCGATGTGGCGACAGCAGATCGGGGAGCGGAGGATCGGGGATGCGCCCGCCCGCCTAGTCACCGCGGGCTGA
- a CDS encoding VCBS repeat-containing protein, translated as MSSRLVGHKLLGLLIAALGFLAASDAFATGPYGAGPSRQWLDGALSSTSHLNCITGTVETETSQFVGWIGNIDVTYPRVGDVYYAHVFVGTTGNACASTFVHIEVLLPPSTQFEISAGHPVYCYGYSPSGATINLIGCPQAVSQGTYGWTLDSADPQHLGPWPLPVGYRMEIQFPLRSLQQMSGIATSTYLQAAVQAIDGSGDPWAFPSEGIFIGAKPPGSRLGQGGEDFDYDLRADPTVYHQASGLWYGKLSSTGATFSVGYGGMGYTPVSGDFDWDGYPDVAVYHQSSGLWFIRKSSTGATYSAGFGGPGFTPVPADYDGDQQTDFAVYHQASGLWYIATSTTGGTVGNVGFGGTGYTPVPKDYDGDGKTDLAVYHQASGLWFIKQSSTGSVTSTGFGGPGFVPVPRDYDGDGKADLAVYNPASGLWYIRPSSGAPNIVQGFGGSAYTPVPADYDGDGKADIAVYHQASGLWFIKQSTTGTTASFAFGGTGFTPVNY; from the coding sequence ATGTCCAGTCGTCTCGTCGGTCATAAGCTCCTCGGGCTACTGATCGCAGCCCTGGGATTCCTCGCGGCTTCAGACGCCTTCGCCACTGGACCCTATGGGGCAGGCCCGTCGCGGCAGTGGCTGGACGGCGCTCTCAGCTCTACCTCGCACCTTAATTGCATCACGGGAACGGTAGAGACCGAGACCTCCCAGTTCGTCGGCTGGATAGGCAACATCGATGTCACCTACCCCCGCGTCGGTGATGTCTATTACGCCCATGTGTTCGTGGGTACGACCGGCAACGCCTGCGCAAGCACCTTCGTGCACATAGAGGTGTTGCTCCCACCGTCTACACAATTCGAGATAAGCGCCGGACACCCTGTCTACTGCTACGGTTACTCCCCTTCCGGCGCGACAATCAACTTGATCGGGTGCCCACAGGCGGTGAGCCAGGGGACCTACGGCTGGACCCTTGATTCTGCCGATCCTCAACACCTGGGGCCTTGGCCCCTGCCCGTGGGCTATCGCATGGAGATCCAGTTCCCGTTGCGCTCTCTCCAGCAGATGAGCGGCATCGCGACCAGCACGTATCTCCAGGCGGCCGTCCAGGCCATCGACGGATCGGGCGATCCTTGGGCTTTCCCGAGCGAGGGTATCTTCATCGGCGCCAAGCCGCCCGGCTCGCGCCTTGGCCAGGGGGGGGAAGACTTCGACTACGACCTCCGTGCGGACCCCACCGTCTATCACCAAGCGAGCGGCCTCTGGTACGGAAAGCTGTCCTCGACCGGGGCGACCTTCTCGGTGGGCTATGGGGGCATGGGCTATACCCCCGTGTCGGGTGACTTTGATTGGGACGGTTACCCCGACGTAGCGGTCTACCACCAGAGCTCCGGGTTGTGGTTCATCCGGAAGTCTTCGACCGGGGCGACCTACTCAGCCGGCTTCGGGGGCCCCGGCTTCACACCGGTGCCCGCCGACTACGATGGGGACCAACAAACGGACTTCGCTGTCTATCATCAGGCCAGCGGGCTCTGGTATATCGCGACGAGCACGACGGGAGGCACGGTCGGCAACGTCGGGTTCGGGGGCACCGGTTACACCCCCGTGCCGAAGGACTACGACGGAGACGGAAAGACGGACCTAGCTGTCTACCACCAGGCCAGCGGGCTCTGGTTCATCAAGCAGTCTTCGACGGGCTCGGTTACCTCCACCGGCTTTGGCGGCCCCGGGTTCGTGCCCGTGCCCCGCGACTACGACGGCGATGGCAAGGCCGATCTCGCCGTCTATAACCCGGCGAGTGGCCTCTGGTACATCCGGCCTTCGAGCGGGGCGCCCAACATCGTGCAGGGCTTCGGCGGTTCAGCCTATACCCCCGTGCCCGCGGATTACGACGGCGACGGGAAGGCGGACATCGCCGTCTACCACCAGGCCAGCGGGCTCTGGTTCATCAAGCAGTCGACGACGGGCACGACCGCCTCGTTCGCCTTTGGCGGTACCGGGTTCACCCCCGTCAACTACTGA